From the genome of Deinococcus roseus, one region includes:
- a CDS encoding RNA polymerase sigma factor: protein MSTPISDAELIVRFEKRDESALSELYDRYVNAAYGLALRTLEDQDAAQEVVQDAFLKIWNNPRSFDPGRASFAAFFMTMVRNLSIDTLRKRKYEGDIYNEEGELLPFEDPNLSLQERAELDALGYRVRQALSQLSEAHRETVERAYFKGQSREEIAEAMGVPIGTVKSRLKYALDRLRAGLKGIADEV from the coding sequence ATGTCTACTCCCATTTCAGACGCAGAGCTGATCGTCCGTTTTGAGAAACGGGATGAAAGCGCCCTGTCAGAATTGTACGACCGTTATGTGAACGCTGCATACGGGCTGGCACTGCGCACCCTCGAAGATCAGGATGCTGCCCAGGAAGTGGTGCAAGACGCCTTCCTCAAAATCTGGAACAACCCCAGAAGTTTTGATCCCGGCAGGGCCAGTTTTGCGGCCTTTTTCATGACCATGGTGCGCAACCTTTCCATTGACACCCTGCGCAAACGCAAATACGAAGGCGACATTTACAACGAGGAGGGCGAACTTTTGCCCTTCGAGGACCCCAACCTCTCTTTGCAGGAACGGGCAGAACTGGATGCGCTGGGCTACCGGGTCAGGCAGGCCCTCTCTCAACTCAGTGAGGCCCACCGGGAGACCGTGGAAAGGGCCTATTTCAAAGGCCAGTCCCGTGAGGAGATCGCTGAAGCCATGGGGGTGCCCATTGGCACCGTCAAAAGCCGCCTGAAGTATGCGCTGGACAGATTGCGTGCTGGCCTGAAAGGAATCGCGGATGAAGTGTGA
- a CDS encoding LysR family transcriptional regulator, which yields MDNLNQLRSFLTVYRVGSITRAAEALHLTQPAVTRQLRQLEERMSRQLFTRVPRGIVPTAAAHELARRIGTHLDALDLLAESLKLGSQSLAGTVYVGGPAEFLGAKVLPSLSDLHEENILLRIRLGAPEVLVQDLQAGALDLVVSTVRISNPELESRTLYLEELVLVGSASWAEKIPRKTLVAAEVLKQIPLLSYAEDLPLLRRYWRQVFGSLPSATASLVVPDLRALVEVAASGGGVTVLPRYLVEDLLVQGDLMELLHPLKPPVNQLHLVWKRDTSLHPRVIYVKERLERASERW from the coding sequence ATGGACAACCTGAACCAGCTTCGCTCTTTTTTGACGGTCTACCGGGTGGGATCCATCACCCGTGCGGCAGAAGCCCTTCATTTGACCCAGCCTGCAGTGACCCGGCAACTGAGGCAACTGGAAGAACGCATGAGCCGCCAATTGTTCACCCGGGTGCCCCGTGGCATTGTGCCCACTGCTGCAGCGCACGAACTGGCCCGGCGCATTGGCACCCACCTGGACGCCCTGGATTTGCTGGCAGAATCCCTCAAACTGGGAAGCCAGAGTCTGGCAGGCACCGTTTATGTGGGAGGGCCAGCCGAATTTCTGGGGGCCAAGGTTTTGCCCTCCCTCTCAGATTTGCATGAGGAGAACATCCTGCTCAGAATCCGCCTGGGAGCCCCGGAAGTGCTGGTGCAGGACTTGCAGGCTGGGGCACTGGATCTGGTGGTTTCTACGGTGCGGATCAGCAACCCGGAACTGGAAAGCCGCACGCTTTATCTGGAAGAACTGGTGCTGGTGGGCAGCGCCTCCTGGGCAGAAAAAATCCCACGCAAAACTCTGGTGGCTGCAGAGGTGCTCAAGCAGATCCCCCTCCTGAGCTACGCAGAAGATTTGCCCCTGCTCAGAAGGTACTGGCGGCAGGTGTTCGGATCCCTGCCCAGCGCGACGGCTTCACTGGTGGTGCCAGATTTGCGTGCCCTGGTGGAGGTGGCGGCCAGCGGAGGAGGAGTCACGGTTTTGCCCAGGTATCTGGTGGAGGATTTGCTGGTCCAGGGCGACCTGATGGAACTGCTGCACCCCCTCAAACCTCCGGTCAACCAGTTGCATCTGGTCTGGAAAAGGGACACATCTTTGCATCCCAGGGTGATTTATGTGAAAGAACGGCTGGAGCGGGCCTCAGAGCGCTGGTGA
- a CDS encoding YceI family protein → MKKLPLVLLLSSAAFAAPMHYTITGNSMANFNFRVTLIPVPGETPDVQADLSFDPANLQKISGSIKVDLRSLNTGIALRDEHARNFLGVAEHPSAEFKISRISGIKKLQAGQELQGFAEGSFALKGVVKPLKAPIKVRFDGKTIFVTTKFDVVLKDHHINIPGADDATDVMVQFNLKSR, encoded by the coding sequence TTGAAGAAACTTCCACTGGTGCTTTTGCTGTCCAGTGCCGCTTTTGCTGCACCCATGCATTACACCATCACCGGCAATTCCATGGCGAATTTCAATTTCAGAGTGACCCTGATTCCCGTTCCCGGAGAAACCCCGGATGTGCAGGCCGACCTGTCTTTTGACCCTGCCAACCTGCAAAAAATCAGCGGATCCATCAAAGTGGATTTGCGCTCCCTGAACACCGGCATTGCCCTGCGCGACGAGCACGCCCGCAATTTCCTGGGGGTGGCAGAGCACCCGAGCGCAGAGTTCAAAATCTCCCGCATCTCGGGCATCAAAAAGCTGCAGGCAGGGCAAGAACTGCAAGGCTTTGCAGAAGGCAGCTTTGCTTTAAAAGGGGTGGTAAAACCCCTCAAGGCCCCCATCAAGGTGCGTTTTGATGGCAAAACCATCTTCGTGACCACCAAATTCGATGTGGTGCTGAAAGACCACCACATCAACATTCCAGGCGCAGATGACGCCACCGATGTGATGGTCCAGTTCAACCTGAAATCCAGATAA
- the map gene encoding type I methionyl aminopeptidase: MSIDSEHDLLGMQHAGKVVAEALKAMQNAIEPGVTPAELDEICGQVFRKYGAESAPRQVYGAPVHAFISVNEDVVHGLPTPHPLKAGDVVKLDVTPNVQGYIADAAITVAVPPASPQALKLIACAEAAFQAAMRVATAGKPIHVIGRAIEQEVTSRGFTVLRELSGHSVGKTIHEQPSVLNYYHPRDRYMLHEGLVLAIEPLISAGRRGRVKTLSDGWTLSTTDGSLSAHFEHTVVITQGKPMVLTA; the protein is encoded by the coding sequence ATGTCCATTGATTCAGAACATGACCTGCTGGGCATGCAGCATGCCGGAAAAGTCGTTGCAGAAGCTTTGAAAGCCATGCAAAACGCCATTGAACCCGGAGTGACCCCTGCAGAATTGGATGAAATCTGCGGTCAGGTCTTCCGCAAATACGGAGCAGAATCTGCCCCCAGACAGGTGTATGGTGCCCCCGTCCATGCCTTCATCAGCGTCAATGAAGACGTGGTGCACGGCCTCCCCACCCCCCACCCCCTCAAAGCTGGAGATGTGGTGAAACTGGATGTCACCCCTAACGTGCAGGGCTACATTGCCGATGCTGCCATCACCGTGGCAGTGCCTCCGGCTTCCCCCCAGGCCCTGAAACTCATTGCCTGTGCAGAAGCTGCTTTTCAGGCCGCCATGCGGGTCGCCACAGCAGGGAAGCCCATCCATGTGATCGGACGGGCCATTGAACAGGAAGTCACTTCCAGAGGGTTTACCGTACTCAGGGAACTCTCCGGGCACAGCGTGGGCAAGACCATCCACGAGCAACCCTCGGTGCTGAATTATTACCACCCCAGAGACCGCTACATGCTGCACGAGGGTCTGGTGCTGGCCATCGAACCCCTGATCAGCGCAGGCCGCAGGGGCCGGGTCAAAACCCTCTCAGATGGCTGGACCCTGTCCACCACCGATGGCAGCCTGAGTGCGCATTTTGAGCACACCGTGGTGATCACCCAGGGCAAACCGATGGTGCTGACAGCCTGA
- a CDS encoding SLAC1 anion channel family protein yields MERIREPQSILKHVPIPIFASVMGISGLGLTWRSLSQTYSVFTAPAEGVLIAGGLVFAGVGAIYVSKILLHPDAVKQDLLHPVRHGFAGQVPISLLLLAEAALPSSQILAGILAGAGTVLTAALTATTWVRWSRTGFSLEHLSPIWVVPPIACLMVPLLGVRLGWTETSWFFFSAGLLQWLVLLPLIVQRTLLNPAGPVFLQPLQAILMAPPAVAFLAHVALTGKLQEVDRILVYASLLFAVWVLPGLPAVIRTPFNWTWWAYAMPMAAVLLALQEYAHLSGVMALHWVGLAGGVLLAFLVGLLAFHSISGLLKGTLFQPE; encoded by the coding sequence ATGGAACGCATTCGCGAGCCACAATCCATCCTGAAGCATGTCCCCATACCCATATTCGCTTCCGTGATGGGCATCAGTGGCCTGGGCCTGACCTGGCGCTCCCTTTCCCAGACTTATTCGGTTTTCACTGCTCCTGCTGAAGGGGTTTTGATCGCTGGAGGTCTGGTTTTTGCCGGAGTTGGTGCCATTTACGTCTCGAAAATCCTCCTGCACCCTGACGCAGTCAAACAGGATCTGCTTCATCCCGTCAGACACGGCTTTGCAGGGCAAGTGCCCATCAGTTTGCTGTTGCTGGCAGAAGCGGCCCTCCCGTCTTCGCAGATTCTGGCTGGCATTCTGGCTGGAGCAGGAACCGTTCTGACTGCAGCCCTCACCGCGACCACCTGGGTTCGCTGGTCCCGCACAGGATTTTCGCTGGAGCACCTGTCCCCCATCTGGGTGGTGCCTCCCATTGCCTGCCTGATGGTGCCCTTGCTGGGCGTTCGTCTGGGCTGGACCGAAACCTCCTGGTTCTTTTTCAGCGCTGGACTGCTGCAATGGCTGGTTCTGCTGCCCCTGATTGTTCAGCGCACCCTGCTGAATCCTGCAGGTCCGGTGTTTCTGCAGCCCCTGCAGGCCATCTTGATGGCCCCTCCTGCTGTGGCTTTTCTGGCCCACGTGGCCCTGACCGGAAAACTGCAGGAGGTGGACCGCATTCTGGTTTATGCTTCTCTGCTTTTTGCTGTGTGGGTGCTGCCCGGTCTTCCAGCAGTGATCAGAACACCTTTCAACTGGACCTGGTGGGCCTATGCCATGCCAATGGCTGCCGTGCTGCTGGCCTTGCAGGAATACGCACACCTCAGTGGGGTGATGGCGCTCCACTGGGTGGGCCTTGCAGGTGGCGTGTTGCTGGCGTTTCTGGTGGGACTGCTGGCGTTTCACAGCATCTCAGGGCTTCTGAAAGGCACCCTGTTCCAGCCCGAGTGA
- a CDS encoding type 1 glutamine amidotransferase domain-containing protein gives MTRRILFVLTSHDDLGGVRKTGFYVPEAAHPFHVFKQHGYQIDFVSPKGGKPPFDGLKLDDPQQKSFLEHSEVAGKLENTLTTDQVQPGIYDAIFYVGGHGTMWDFADNAALARIAAEIYEKGGVVSAVCHGPAGLVNIRLSNGEFLVKGKNVAAFTNQEEAAVNLTNVVPFLLESKLVERGAKHIPAANFQSNVQVSERLVTGQNPASSAGVAEAVVKLLQAQPVGA, from the coding sequence ATGACCAGACGCATTCTGTTCGTTCTGACCAGCCACGATGACCTCGGTGGCGTTCGCAAGACTGGCTTTTACGTTCCCGAAGCAGCCCACCCTTTCCATGTGTTCAAGCAGCACGGCTACCAGATTGATTTCGTGAGCCCCAAAGGCGGCAAGCCCCCCTTTGATGGTCTTAAACTGGACGATCCCCAGCAGAAATCCTTCCTGGAGCACAGCGAAGTGGCAGGCAAACTGGAGAACACCCTCACCACCGATCAGGTGCAACCCGGCATTTACGACGCCATCTTCTATGTGGGCGGCCACGGCACCATGTGGGACTTTGCAGACAACGCTGCCCTGGCCCGCATTGCCGCCGAGATCTACGAAAAAGGCGGTGTGGTTTCCGCTGTGTGCCACGGACCTGCTGGTCTGGTGAACATCCGCCTCTCCAACGGTGAATTCCTGGTCAAAGGCAAAAACGTGGCTGCTTTCACCAACCAGGAAGAAGCTGCTGTGAACCTCACCAATGTGGTTCCCTTCCTGCTGGAAAGCAAACTGGTGGAGCGTGGAGCCAAACACATCCCCGCCGCCAACTTCCAGAGCAATGTGCAGGTTTCTGAGCGTCTGGTCACCGGCCAGAACCCCGCTTCCTCTGCTGGCGTGGCCGAGGCTGTGGTGAAACTGCTGCAGGCCCAGCCTGTTGGCGCATAA
- a CDS encoding zf-HC2 domain-containing protein has translation MKCEDAQLRIAELLSQGSPLHSDPEVLAHLDSCVDCNAYARDLEEVFLGLLVTEVQEAPADLKSGLFARLHGGLSCEQAQTLVVERLTENLPAEDQSALQRHLDECPDCHDYAEDMDLVVTALPHSAPRTHPPAEMKSNLLSSAKKNAPEKRALSLQWWGVGLAATVAGVLWVGSLLTPSASARLAPDPSVVVSAGKNVVFANSTESKTPVVVLDEDGKATGIPVPTEQAPYFTEGVAEGDRVYLLDTANQQLTVINVQTRSVERTHKIHAGASGLSVRNGQIFVKCALSGFLTFIREDGYTTEIKLAPTQEIPREEFMDAILQQGNLLLVTHHTQGKIFLVNPATLQVQNTLNVEGEPVALSAYGSGVLVLDHAGRLLELQGNKVTRELALEGHPDKITVASGQAYLSDRSGWVSKVDLKSWKVVKKQQFGTPMDITSMPGGGLLLADAKKGINMLDSNLQMMEQIQ, from the coding sequence ATGAAGTGTGAGGATGCACAACTGAGGATTGCGGAATTGCTGTCCCAGGGGTCTCCCCTGCACAGCGATCCCGAAGTTCTTGCTCACCTGGATTCCTGCGTGGACTGCAACGCCTATGCCAGAGACCTGGAGGAGGTCTTTCTGGGCTTGCTGGTCACTGAAGTTCAGGAAGCGCCAGCTGACCTCAAATCAGGGTTGTTTGCCCGTTTGCATGGGGGCCTCAGTTGCGAGCAGGCCCAGACCCTGGTGGTGGAACGCCTGACCGAAAACCTCCCAGCAGAAGACCAGAGCGCATTGCAACGGCATCTGGACGAGTGCCCGGACTGTCACGATTATGCAGAGGACATGGACCTGGTGGTCACTGCACTGCCCCACAGTGCACCCAGAACCCATCCTCCAGCAGAAATGAAAAGCAACTTGCTGTCCAGTGCCAAAAAAAATGCCCCTGAGAAGCGTGCCCTGTCCTTGCAGTGGTGGGGTGTGGGACTGGCGGCAACGGTGGCCGGGGTGTTGTGGGTGGGAAGCCTGCTGACCCCCTCTGCCAGTGCGCGTCTGGCCCCGGATCCAAGTGTGGTGGTCAGTGCGGGCAAGAATGTGGTCTTTGCCAACAGCACAGAAAGCAAAACCCCGGTGGTGGTTCTGGATGAGGACGGCAAAGCCACAGGCATCCCGGTTCCCACAGAACAAGCCCCTTACTTCACAGAAGGTGTGGCTGAAGGGGATCGGGTTTATCTGCTGGACACCGCCAACCAGCAACTGACGGTGATCAATGTGCAGACCCGCAGTGTGGAACGCACCCACAAAATCCATGCTGGAGCCAGTGGTCTCAGTGTGCGCAACGGTCAGATTTTTGTGAAGTGTGCCCTCAGTGGTTTCCTGACTTTCATCCGGGAAGATGGCTACACCACCGAAATCAAACTGGCCCCCACCCAGGAGATACCCCGTGAGGAATTCATGGATGCCATCTTGCAGCAGGGGAATTTGCTCCTGGTCACCCACCACACCCAGGGCAAAATCTTCCTGGTGAATCCAGCCACCCTGCAGGTGCAGAACACCCTGAATGTGGAAGGGGAACCTGTGGCCCTGAGCGCTTATGGATCGGGTGTGCTGGTGCTGGACCATGCAGGGAGGTTGCTGGAACTGCAGGGCAACAAAGTCACCCGGGAACTGGCCCTGGAGGGTCACCCCGACAAGATCACGGTGGCGAGTGGTCAGGCTTACCTGTCAGACCGCTCCGGGTGGGTCAGCAAGGTGGACCTGAAAAGCTGGAAGGTGGTCAAAAAACAGCAGTTTGGCACCCCCATGGACATCACCTCCATGCCCGGAGGCGGCCTGCTGCTGGCAGATGCCAAAAAGGGCATCAACATGCTGGACAGCAACCTGCAGATGATGGAGCAAATTCAGTAG
- a CDS encoding DNA double-strand break repair nuclease NurA: MRLRLDPWSADQPQIQALEPRTKSEIHFVEGPDWQAMPCNPIPASLEYVYIVDGTRQLYANVTIEDQERVVFGGLGAIATGAVELHPLGLRPAGLKYLDSQRILVAGGGYHPEPLRLAPLAGQCPELLFSAHTERENEIHTPLNGLQNLMLNLEQQLSHDLSSGIEEVSVKPIQLKSVVFQDGRLRKDNPEKLVFGIVKTQYTHFLPPTEQRILAQLRPKERTPIFYFQYEGESYARYSWYVRLAAMPPYMQSYGGLVRVEAYAPSDFEDLPPAIRLVADFSGELLSRLASESFKDRRAPQNLIPTGALEKELKRRLGAKDIIERRIRQFLMEEFAAGQHP; encoded by the coding sequence ATGCGCTTACGACTGGACCCCTGGAGTGCAGACCAGCCCCAAATTCAGGCTTTAGAGCCTCGCACCAAATCGGAAATTCACTTTGTGGAAGGCCCAGACTGGCAGGCCATGCCCTGCAATCCCATCCCGGCCAGCCTGGAGTACGTTTACATCGTGGATGGCACCCGCCAGCTTTACGCCAACGTCACCATCGAGGACCAGGAGCGGGTGGTTTTTGGAGGTCTGGGGGCCATTGCCACAGGTGCAGTGGAATTGCATCCGCTGGGTTTGCGTCCTGCAGGACTCAAATACCTGGACAGCCAGCGCATTCTGGTGGCAGGAGGAGGCTACCATCCTGAACCGCTCAGGCTGGCCCCTCTGGCCGGGCAGTGTCCTGAACTGTTGTTTTCGGCGCACACCGAGCGAGAAAACGAAATCCACACCCCCCTGAACGGCCTGCAGAACCTGATGCTGAATCTGGAGCAGCAACTCTCCCATGATTTGAGTTCTGGCATTGAGGAGGTGTCGGTCAAACCCATCCAGTTGAAAAGCGTGGTCTTTCAGGATGGCCGGTTGCGCAAAGACAACCCCGAGAAACTGGTGTTCGGGATTGTGAAAACCCAGTACACCCACTTCCTGCCCCCCACCGAGCAGCGGATTCTGGCCCAATTGCGTCCAAAAGAGCGCACACCCATTTTTTACTTCCAGTACGAGGGGGAGTCTTACGCCCGCTATTCCTGGTATGTCCGTCTGGCCGCAATGCCCCCTTACATGCAGTCTTATGGGGGTCTGGTGCGTGTGGAAGCCTACGCTCCCAGTGACTTTGAGGACCTGCCTCCAGCCATCCGTCTGGTGGCCGACTTCTCCGGGGAACTGCTGTCCAGGCTGGCCAGCGAGTCTTTCAAGGACCGCCGTGCCCCCCAGAACCTGATTCCCACAGGTGCACTGGAAAAAGAATTGAAGCGCCGTCTGGGGGCAAAAGACATCATCGAGCGCAGAATCCGGCAGTTTCTGATGGAGGAATTTGCTGCAGGTCAACACCCCTGA
- a CDS encoding SMP-30/gluconolactonase/LRE family protein, producing the protein MKSLLALSALLTLGLAQARTIQVPGLQTPESVLYDAKTDLYLVSNINGDPFAKDNNGFIAQVSPDGQILNARWIAGGSNGVTLHSPKGLAVVGNILYVADIDTVRLFNRKTGQFLRNIVLGGSTFLNDIATDAQGNVYVSDSGFLPEFKPSGTDAIFKIGKDRKATVLAKGEQLAHPNGLLVQKDGTVVVAPFGSGEVYALNADKHSKLGQLPDGGLDGLLWVGNRFLVSSWNTQTIYALGADGKNTVLLNNVPSPADIGYDSKRNRLLIPVFTENRIILQDL; encoded by the coding sequence ATGAAATCCCTTCTTGCCCTTTCTGCCCTGCTGACCCTCGGTCTGGCCCAGGCCAGAACCATCCAGGTCCCTGGCCTGCAAACCCCCGAATCCGTGCTCTATGACGCCAAAACCGACCTTTACCTGGTGTCCAACATCAACGGTGATCCGTTTGCAAAAGACAACAACGGCTTCATTGCCCAGGTCTCTCCCGATGGACAGATCCTCAATGCCCGCTGGATTGCCGGGGGCAGCAACGGCGTGACCCTGCATTCCCCCAAAGGCCTGGCTGTGGTCGGGAACATCCTGTATGTGGCAGACATCGACACCGTGCGCCTGTTCAACCGCAAAACCGGACAGTTTCTGCGCAACATCGTGCTGGGAGGCAGCACCTTCCTGAACGACATCGCCACCGATGCACAGGGCAATGTTTACGTTTCAGACAGCGGTTTCCTGCCTGAATTCAAACCTTCCGGCACCGATGCCATCTTCAAAATTGGCAAAGACCGCAAAGCCACTGTGCTGGCCAAAGGTGAGCAACTCGCCCACCCCAACGGCCTGCTGGTGCAAAAAGACGGCACCGTGGTGGTTGCTCCCTTCGGTTCCGGTGAAGTGTACGCCCTGAATGCAGACAAACACAGCAAACTCGGTCAGCTTCCCGATGGCGGTCTGGACGGACTGCTGTGGGTGGGGAACCGTTTTCTGGTCTCCAGCTGGAACACCCAGACCATTTATGCCCTGGGTGCAGATGGCAAAAACACCGTGCTGCTGAACAACGTGCCCTCCCCCGCAGACATCGGTTATGACAGCAAACGCAACCGCCTGCTGATCCCTGTGTTCACCGAAAACCGCATCATCCTGCAAGACCTGTAA
- a CDS encoding DM13 domain-containing protein, giving the protein MKNIHKILLVLGLSLAAAPAVVYAQNNMQKDNMNSMQDSMEQLTFKSLHAPTQGSVDFQKNQDGTYTLHIKGLKTEAAPDLKVWLYKKAVSAAGDVKKTKNEYVVVGGLKKFSGDFSFKLPKGVNPDSYQSVVLWCDLVATPFAGVNLHDHNMSNMMDMGKMDAGKMDAGKNEMMGDMMHGLSGSFVSLEAPSMGHVSIADGKLTITDLKTEAAPDLKVWLYKKAVMNKAEVKKTEGTYVVLGGLKKFSGKFEFKLPEGVNAADYKSVVLWCDLVATPFAAANLQ; this is encoded by the coding sequence ATGAAAAACATCCACAAAATCCTGCTGGTCCTCGGTCTGTCCCTCGCTGCTGCACCTGCTGTGGTTTACGCCCAGAACAACATGCAGAAAGACAACATGAACAGCATGCAGGACAGCATGGAACAACTCACCTTCAAGAGCCTGCATGCTCCCACCCAGGGCAGCGTGGACTTCCAAAAAAATCAGGATGGCACCTACACCTTGCACATCAAGGGTCTGAAAACCGAAGCCGCCCCGGATCTGAAAGTCTGGCTATACAAAAAAGCTGTAAGCGCTGCAGGAGATGTCAAAAAGACCAAAAACGAGTACGTGGTGGTGGGTGGCCTGAAGAAATTCAGCGGAGATTTCAGCTTCAAACTGCCCAAAGGGGTCAATCCTGACAGCTACCAGAGCGTGGTGTTGTGGTGCGATCTGGTAGCCACCCCTTTTGCAGGAGTGAATCTGCACGACCACAACATGAGCAACATGATGGACATGGGAAAAATGGACGCAGGCAAAATGGATGCAGGCAAAAACGAAATGATGGGCGACATGATGCACGGCCTCAGCGGTTCCTTCGTGAGTCTGGAAGCCCCCTCCATGGGACATGTCTCCATCGCAGATGGCAAACTGACCATCACCGACCTCAAGACAGAAGCCGCCCCCGACCTCAAAGTCTGGCTGTACAAAAAAGCCGTGATGAACAAAGCCGAGGTCAAGAAAACCGAAGGCACCTACGTGGTACTGGGCGGCCTGAAGAAATTCAGTGGGAAATTTGAATTCAAGCTGCCCGAAGGCGTCAATGCAGCAGACTACAAGAGCGTGGTCCTGTGGTGCGATCTGGTGGCCACACCCTTTGCAGCTGCGAACCTGCAATAA
- a CDS encoding arylamine N-acetyltransferase family protein: MLKQSDMSLTLYLARIHAPEAPPSLQNLRHLQEQHLKHVPFETLSLHLNQPIDLRRDALLDKILKRKRGGFCYELNSAFGWLLQTLGYDVRLIMTQPFKGDGTLAPPFAHLALKVRLKGQDYLVDVGFNDGSVHPFPLLEGHQENGCTLQKEGELWTYHDLQAGKPLYVFTEEEHALEAFQEMCHFYSTSAESGFRKKMFCGFQVQSGKHYLTDHKWVEGSSENLLDLQSFTAKLREFFGIPLSDAEIQSLYSACLERAKQTSPAL, from the coding sequence ATGCTGAAACAATCAGACATGTCCCTCACGCTTTATCTGGCCCGAATCCATGCCCCTGAAGCGCCTCCCAGCCTGCAAAACCTGCGCCATTTGCAAGAACAGCACCTGAAGCATGTTCCTTTTGAAACCCTGAGTTTGCACCTGAACCAGCCCATTGATTTGCGAAGGGATGCACTGCTGGACAAAATTTTAAAGCGCAAAAGGGGCGGCTTCTGTTATGAGTTGAACAGTGCTTTTGGCTGGCTCTTGCAAACCCTGGGGTACGATGTGCGCCTGATCATGACGCAACCTTTCAAGGGAGATGGCACCCTCGCTCCGCCCTTTGCCCACCTCGCCTTAAAAGTGCGCCTGAAGGGGCAGGATTATCTGGTGGATGTGGGTTTCAACGATGGCAGCGTGCATCCCTTTCCACTGCTTGAGGGTCACCAGGAAAATGGCTGCACCCTTCAAAAAGAAGGCGAACTCTGGACCTACCATGACCTGCAGGCAGGCAAACCCCTTTATGTCTTCACGGAAGAAGAACATGCATTGGAAGCCTTTCAGGAGATGTGCCATTTTTATTCCACCTCTGCAGAATCGGGCTTCCGGAAAAAGATGTTCTGCGGGTTTCAGGTGCAGTCGGGGAAGCATTACCTGACCGACCACAAATGGGTGGAAGGCAGCAGTGAAAACCTGCTGGACCTGCAAAGCTTCACAGCAAAACTGCGGGAATTTTTCGGGATTCCTTTAAGCGATGCAGAAATTCAGAGCCTTTACAGTGCCTGTCTGGAGCGTGCAAAACAAACTTCACCAGCGCTCTGA
- a CDS encoding DsbA family protein, with protein sequence MVFFRWLWEMRDSSWFGLFFSLVLLLLMGGSAGVYSEVLEDQKQALKEAFLNRVPMWGNRESKIVLVEFADLNCSDCKTLHQTVFQKTIEYYVQSGRAVYYFVDVGMLGKDSAYGTRFSYCLQKHDPQQIQTFIDRIYATPGQHWNASKYHSLYLSMQGQHLPEIKRCTGSRAAQAFLEENQRRMKKSQVQQVPALSINDRLYPYHPKAVERGLQDLSGWLVSSLKVQPGHQAVF encoded by the coding sequence ATGGTTTTTTTCAGATGGTTGTGGGAGATGCGGGATTCAAGCTGGTTTGGTTTGTTTTTTTCACTGGTTTTGCTGCTGCTGATGGGAGGTTCAGCAGGGGTTTACTCTGAAGTTCTGGAAGACCAGAAACAGGCCCTGAAGGAGGCTTTTCTGAACCGGGTGCCCATGTGGGGCAACCGGGAGAGCAAGATTGTGCTGGTGGAATTTGCAGACCTGAACTGCTCAGACTGCAAAACTTTACACCAGACCGTGTTTCAAAAAACCATTGAATACTACGTGCAGTCTGGCCGGGCGGTGTACTACTTTGTGGATGTGGGCATGCTGGGGAAAGACAGTGCCTACGGAACCCGCTTTTCCTACTGCCTGCAAAAACATGACCCGCAGCAGATCCAGACGTTCATTGACCGGATTTATGCCACCCCTGGACAGCACTGGAACGCCAGCAAATACCACTCCCTTTACCTCTCCATGCAGGGACAGCACCTCCCTGAAATCAAACGCTGCACAGGATCTCGCGCAGCTCAGGCTTTTCTGGAAGAGAACCAGCGCCGCATGAAGAAAAGCCAGGTGCAGCAGGTGCCCGCCCTGTCCATCAATGACCGCCTGTATCCCTACCATCCCAAAGCTGTGGAACGCGGCTTGCAGGACCTGAGTGGCTGGCTGGTCAGCAGCCTCAAAGTTCAGCCGGGCCATCAGGCTGTCTTTTGA